The following proteins are encoded in a genomic region of Gimesia algae:
- a CDS encoding alpha/beta hydrolase, with protein sequence MTPLLLRTLIVCLAFTVCLGELSFAQRPRPNRPFRARQNLIEHRDLEYANVDGSSLLLDLYLPRDVKNPPLVVWIHGGGWRSGNKGRGGKFVPLLTDAGYACASINYRRSGEAKFPAQINDCKAALRWLRAHAKKYGYDATHIGVGGASAGGHLVALLGTSGGVKDLEGNVGKHLDQSSRVQAVCDMWGPTDFLQMDKHAIPGSRLKHNDPRSPESLLIGGPILEHKDRVARANPITYIDQQDPPFLIIHGSKDPAVPVHQSIILEQALKKNKVPAQLHIVENAGHGGPEFNAPKINKMIVEFFDQQLKQPKKGPEKRQQKK encoded by the coding sequence ATGACGCCGCTTTTACTCAGAACCTTGATCGTGTGCCTGGCATTCACTGTTTGCCTGGGAGAACTGAGCTTCGCACAACGGCCCCGCCCCAACAGGCCATTCCGGGCGAGACAGAATCTGATTGAACACCGTGACCTGGAATATGCAAACGTCGATGGCTCGTCCCTGCTGCTGGATCTGTATCTGCCCCGCGATGTCAAGAACCCGCCACTGGTGGTCTGGATTCATGGCGGCGGCTGGCGGAGTGGCAACAAAGGACGGGGCGGCAAGTTTGTGCCGCTGCTGACCGATGCCGGTTACGCCTGTGCCAGCATCAATTACCGCCGCAGCGGCGAAGCGAAGTTCCCGGCCCAGATCAACGACTGTAAAGCCGCCCTCCGCTGGCTGCGGGCGCATGCGAAGAAATATGGATACGATGCCACACACATCGGCGTCGGCGGCGCTTCCGCAGGCGGGCACCTGGTCGCGTTACTGGGAACCAGTGGCGGGGTCAAAGATCTGGAAGGCAACGTTGGCAAACACCTCGACCAGTCCAGTAGAGTACAGGCCGTGTGTGACATGTGGGGGCCGACCGACTTTCTGCAGATGGACAAACATGCGATTCCCGGCTCGCGGCTCAAACACAATGATCCCCGTTCCCCCGAATCACTGCTGATTGGCGGCCCGATTCTGGAACACAAGGACCGCGTCGCACGGGCCAACCCGATCACCTACATCGACCAACAGGATCCCCCCTTCCTGATCATCCACGGCTCCAAAGACCCCGCGGTCCCCGTGCATCAAAGCATCATCCTGGAACAGGCGCTTAAGAAAAATAAGGTGCCCGCACAACTGCACATCGTCGAAAACGCCGGTCACGGCGGCCCGGAATTCAACGCGCCGAAAATCAACAAGATGATCGTCGAATTCTTCGATCAGCAGTTGAAGCAGCCCAAAAAAGGACCTGAAAAACGACAGCAGAAAAAATAA
- a CDS encoding HAD family hydrolase — protein MTSAPEPDHTVDAASSRRNFLTATAGIAAGLLPATLSAEEPTMPSVSTRPKCLFFDVNETLLDLDAMKESVAAALGGRPDLLPLWFTTMLQYSLVATVGDHYDDFGVIGAATLQMVARNHDIDLSDDAAKQALAPIRSLPAHPDVRPALEWRLACKADPLWGSYWRVKWTHRSKFLILEAFDLQFRGEGCLRWTITDVYGVLIATG, from the coding sequence ATGACGTCTGCTCCGGAACCTGACCATACCGTTGATGCCGCATCCAGTCGGCGGAATTTTCTCACCGCTACCGCCGGCATTGCCGCTGGTCTGTTGCCCGCTACTCTTTCTGCAGAGGAACCCACCATGCCCTCGGTCTCCACCCGCCCCAAATGTCTATTCTTTGATGTCAACGAAACACTGCTCGACCTGGATGCGATGAAAGAGAGTGTCGCGGCAGCGCTGGGAGGTCGTCCCGACCTGCTGCCGCTGTGGTTCACGACGATGCTGCAGTATTCGCTGGTGGCAACCGTCGGCGATCACTACGACGATTTCGGCGTGATCGGCGCTGCCACACTGCAGATGGTGGCCCGCAATCATGACATCGATCTTTCAGACGACGCGGCAAAGCAGGCGCTCGCACCGATCCGCTCTCTGCCGGCCCATCCCGATGTGAGACCGGCCCTCGAATGGAGATTGGCGTGCAAAGCGGACCCACTTTGGGGGAGTTATTGGCGCGTAAAATGGACCCATCGTAGCAAGTTCCTGATACTGGAGGCTTTTGACCTTCAGTTTCGGGGTGAAGGATGCTTACGGTGGACGATTACGGACGTATACGGCGTGCTCATCGCGACGGGATGA
- the istA gene encoding IS21 family transposase encodes MLTVDDYGRIRRAHRDGMSIREIARTFHHSRRKIREVLHGAGQPQQYSQRQTQAAPRLGPFHETIRQILADDESQPPKQRHTAQRIFERLRDEHGYLGGYDAVCRFVRKHRTNKRETFIPLDHQPGQRLEADFGKIYVDFPDGRRRVSVLILVWSYSNAPFVIALPTERTEAILEGMVQAFEYFDRVPKEVWWDNPKTVADAVLSGRSRKINQRYAALASHYVFEPLFCLPASGNEKPVVENRVKTLQRKWSTPVPKMEDFEELNNYLRQCCLQEQQRLSSGKTETIGTRLEQDKQNAAGLPRHRFDPCIRREVKVNKYQFARFENVDYSVPRQCAFQTVSVKGYVDRVEMVFKGTVVATHQRSYEKGCQILNPLHYLAALGRRPAALDHSNVYRQWKLPPVFDELRERLENRHGLCAGAKQYVRVLQLLSAHPVQRVQKTIEQLRGPEGADADRIIRRVKRSTAHARNQPDFSPATLSKEELSRPEVLSVQVPCPSLNHFDLFLSTSTQGDHRAPTNNTEEKRSESTAAEQSQAVKVTGHECGVREVGPRSGQLKSDVRAISAAVD; translated from the coding sequence ATGCTTACGGTGGACGATTACGGACGTATACGGCGTGCTCATCGCGACGGGATGAGCATCCGGGAAATCGCTCGGACATTTCATCATTCACGGCGAAAGATCCGCGAAGTATTACACGGTGCAGGGCAACCGCAACAATATTCGCAGCGCCAGACTCAGGCGGCTCCCCGACTGGGCCCCTTCCATGAGACCATCCGACAGATTCTCGCCGATGATGAATCGCAACCACCCAAACAGCGGCACACAGCACAACGAATCTTTGAGCGACTGCGGGACGAGCACGGCTATCTCGGCGGTTACGATGCAGTTTGTCGATTCGTGCGGAAGCACCGAACCAATAAACGTGAAACATTCATCCCGCTTGATCACCAACCGGGCCAACGGCTGGAAGCCGACTTCGGCAAGATTTATGTCGATTTTCCCGACGGACGACGACGGGTTTCAGTGTTGATTCTGGTCTGGTCGTATTCCAACGCCCCCTTTGTGATCGCTCTACCGACGGAACGGACCGAAGCGATTCTGGAAGGCATGGTGCAGGCGTTCGAGTATTTTGATCGCGTTCCCAAAGAAGTCTGGTGGGACAACCCGAAAACGGTAGCCGACGCGGTGCTCAGCGGGCGGAGTCGCAAAATCAACCAACGTTATGCAGCCCTGGCAAGTCATTATGTCTTTGAACCACTGTTCTGCCTGCCGGCCAGCGGGAACGAAAAACCGGTCGTTGAGAATCGCGTGAAGACGTTGCAGCGGAAATGGTCGACTCCGGTTCCCAAGATGGAAGATTTCGAGGAACTCAACAACTATCTTCGGCAATGCTGCCTCCAGGAACAGCAGCGTCTCAGTAGTGGTAAGACAGAAACCATCGGCACACGATTGGAACAGGACAAACAAAACGCCGCCGGGTTGCCCAGGCACCGCTTTGATCCGTGCATCCGCCGGGAAGTAAAGGTCAACAAGTATCAGTTCGCCCGGTTTGAGAACGTGGATTACAGCGTGCCGCGACAGTGTGCGTTTCAGACGGTGAGCGTCAAAGGTTACGTTGACCGTGTGGAAATGGTCTTTAAGGGAACTGTGGTGGCAACCCATCAAAGAAGCTATGAGAAAGGGTGTCAGATTCTTAACCCGTTGCATTACCTCGCAGCTTTGGGGCGGCGACCGGCTGCGTTAGATCATTCCAACGTCTACCGTCAGTGGAAGCTACCGCCGGTGTTTGACGAACTTCGCGAACGGCTGGAAAACCGGCATGGCTTATGTGCGGGAGCAAAACAATATGTACGAGTGCTACAGCTATTGTCCGCACATCCAGTCCAGCGCGTCCAGAAAACCATCGAACAGTTGCGTGGCCCCGAAGGAGCGGATGCCGACCGGATCATTCGCCGGGTCAAACGCAGTACCGCGCATGCCCGCAATCAGCCTGATTTCTCTCCGGCAACTCTGAGCAAAGAAGAATTGAGTCGTCCGGAGGTCTTGTCGGTACAGGTTCCCTGTCCGAGCCTGAACCATTTTGATTTGTTTCTTTCTACGTCAACACAAGGAGATCATCGTGCCCCCACAAACAATACAGAAGAAAAACGATCCGAATCTACTGCTGCAGAGCAATCTCAAGCAGTTAAGGTTACCGGCCATGAATGCGGAGTTCGAGAAGTTGGCCCACGAAGCGGCCAACTCAAATCAGACGTTCGAGCAATATCTGCTGCAGTTGACTGA
- the istB gene encoding IS21-like element helper ATPase IstB encodes MNAEFEKLAHEAANSNQTFEQYLLQLTELEVAARSTNALTSRIKQAQFPVEKGLEDYDFAAMKSVNKQKVLELARGEWVRQHTNLCLLGQPGTGKTHLAIALGLAACREGIRTKFFTAAALVNQLETAQQQYSLERLLNRLDKLDLLIVDELGYLSFSRAGAELLFQVFADRYERRSLLITSNLAFSDWGQIFQGERMTAALLDRLTHHCEIFEMNGESYRFKESMKQKKPPRKKA; translated from the coding sequence ATGAATGCGGAGTTCGAGAAGTTGGCCCACGAAGCGGCCAACTCAAATCAGACGTTCGAGCAATATCTGCTGCAGTTGACTGAACTGGAAGTGGCGGCACGGTCCACGAATGCGCTGACCAGCCGGATCAAACAGGCTCAGTTCCCAGTGGAAAAAGGGCTGGAAGATTACGACTTCGCGGCCATGAAATCAGTCAACAAACAGAAGGTGTTGGAGCTGGCCCGTGGTGAATGGGTCCGGCAACATACCAATCTCTGTCTGCTTGGTCAGCCGGGAACGGGCAAAACCCATCTGGCGATTGCACTGGGCCTGGCCGCCTGTCGTGAAGGAATCCGAACGAAATTCTTCACCGCTGCGGCACTCGTCAATCAACTGGAAACCGCGCAACAGCAATACAGTCTGGAGCGTCTCCTGAACAGGCTCGACAAGCTCGATCTGCTGATTGTCGACGAGCTGGGTTATCTGTCTTTCAGCCGTGCTGGTGCGGAACTACTGTTCCAGGTGTTTGCTGATCGTTATGAAAGACGAAGTCTGCTGATCACCAGCAACCTCGCCTTCAGCGACTGGGGCCAGATCTTTCAGGGCGAACGGATGACGGCAGCACTTTTGGATCGATTAACGCACCATTGTGAAATATTTGAGATGAATGGTGAAAGCTATCGGTTCAAAGAGTCGATGAAACAAAAGAAGCCACCTCGCAAAAAAGCCTGA
- a CDS encoding HAD-IA family hydrolase, giving the protein MGPISAPKWVRFTRQSPLEQLKEAGYRMVTLTNSSQAGVDAQMKNAGLTDLFEDRLSVENVQMFKPHSHVYKWASRKMNVPPEDCMLVAAHGWDIAGALWAGWRGAFVARPGAQLYPLAKQPEINQPDMKQVAAELLQLGGECCS; this is encoded by the coding sequence GTGGGTCCCATTTCCGCGCCAAAGTGGGTCCGCTTTACACGCCAATCTCCACTCGAACAGTTAAAAGAAGCGGGCTACCGCATGGTGACACTGACCAATTCCTCACAGGCGGGCGTCGATGCGCAAATGAAAAACGCCGGACTGACGGATCTGTTCGAAGACCGCCTGAGTGTGGAAAACGTGCAGATGTTCAAACCGCACAGCCACGTTTACAAATGGGCGTCGCGCAAAATGAACGTGCCTCCGGAAGACTGCATGCTGGTCGCCGCCCATGGCTGGGACATCGCCGGTGCCCTCTGGGCCGGCTGGCGCGGCGCCTTCGTCGCCCGCCCCGGCGCCCAACTCTACCCCCTGGCAAAGCAACCTGAAATCAACCAGCCAGATATGAAACAGGTGGCAGCTGAGCTACTGCAATTGGGCGGAGAATGTTGTTCGTAA
- a CDS encoding response regulator receiver domain, giving the protein MSFSDITNEIVSEFLQTVVVLDDESYLREPESEAESNSEIIDPSPRGNIGGTDDENQNSRPPSKKHGLDAKILIDSFANNGQVCAVLAPAHNEDPVKYTKNVAQNADVVILDWQINGDDGEIAQTIIKDLIQEDSNRGGRLRLFVIYTGEGDLTIPYESVRDKIKILEEIDGDKVVLGCNNIRVKFVMKKDGEDPQGISEKELPNVIIQTFAEFAGGLVPNSVMAAIHQVRENAQHVLQRFRKELDGAFIAHRILLHNQEEASRYLIELIADELKATFDYSSLIEKSVGQEVLTEYITDGVYPCDKLLIKETAEFEEQKFIELKKEDVITSLDTNVFDETLWKKTKTLYKRIYPLFHQDTQVGRERYLELSRISSLRTEINSQLRTVIPQIKLGSILRTKTTEDYYVCLQPLCDCVRLEPNKKNPFIFGKFKESIKPNQPFELVINDDNKNICLSFRHEPFATKVFNFGSNETACIIPQKEGDKWFFTPSGNTKLIWIAELRPVFAQRLVHRIMSQLSRVGLDEFEWQRLHGNG; this is encoded by the coding sequence ATGAGTTTTTCAGATATCACGAATGAAATAGTTTCCGAATTTCTTCAAACAGTTGTTGTGTTGGACGATGAATCTTACTTAAGGGAACCAGAGTCTGAGGCGGAATCTAATTCAGAAATAATAGATCCATCACCACGTGGAAATATTGGCGGTACTGATGATGAAAATCAGAATTCAAGGCCACCATCAAAAAAACATGGATTAGATGCAAAGATACTTATTGATTCATTTGCGAATAATGGTCAAGTATGTGCTGTATTAGCCCCCGCTCACAACGAAGATCCAGTTAAGTACACAAAGAACGTTGCTCAAAATGCAGATGTTGTAATACTTGACTGGCAAATTAACGGAGATGATGGCGAAATAGCGCAAACTATCATAAAAGACCTGATACAAGAGGACAGCAATCGTGGTGGGAGATTGCGATTATTCGTTATCTATACAGGAGAGGGTGATCTCACGATTCCTTATGAATCGGTTCGAGATAAAATAAAGATTTTAGAAGAGATCGATGGAGATAAAGTAGTACTAGGCTGTAATAATATTCGAGTAAAATTCGTTATGAAGAAAGATGGAGAAGATCCTCAAGGCATAAGCGAAAAAGAATTGCCGAATGTTATCATTCAAACTTTTGCTGAATTTGCTGGTGGACTTGTACCAAATTCTGTTATGGCTGCAATTCACCAAGTTCGAGAAAACGCTCAGCATGTTCTTCAGCGTTTTAGAAAAGAACTTGATGGCGCTTTTATAGCTCACAGAATATTGCTCCATAATCAAGAAGAGGCATCAAGGTATCTGATTGAATTAATAGCAGATGAGCTTAAAGCGACTTTTGATTATTCCTCATTAATAGAGAAATCTGTAGGTCAGGAAGTCTTAACAGAGTATATCACAGATGGGGTGTACCCATGCGATAAATTACTTATCAAAGAAACTGCGGAGTTTGAAGAGCAAAAATTTATTGAATTAAAAAAAGAGGATGTGATCACCTCATTAGACACAAATGTTTTTGATGAAACACTGTGGAAAAAGACAAAAACTTTGTACAAACGAATCTATCCATTATTTCATCAAGATACCCAAGTAGGAAGAGAAAGATATTTAGAATTAAGCCGTATATCGTCACTCAGAACCGAAATTAACTCTCAATTGAGAACAGTAATCCCTCAAATAAAACTAGGATCAATTTTAAGAACCAAAACGACTGAAGACTATTACGTATGCCTTCAACCTTTGTGTGATTGTGTTCGCTTAGAACCAAATAAAAAAAATCCATTTATATTTGGGAAATTCAAGGAATCTATAAAGCCGAATCAACCATTTGAATTGGTAATAAATGATGATAACAAAAATATCTGCCTAAGTTTTCGACATGAACCGTTTGCAACAAAAGTCTTTAATTTTGGTTCTAACGAGACGGCGTGTATAATACCCCAAAAAGAAGGTGATAAATGGTTTTTTACACCGAGTGGAAACACTAAACTCATTTGGATTGCTGAACTGCGTCCTGTATTTGCCCAGAGATTAGTTCATCGAATAATGTCGCAACTCTCTAGAGTTGGACTAGATGAATTTGAATGGCAAAGGTTACATGGAAATGGCTAA
- a CDS encoding ATP-binding protein, which produces MAKIKVRARTVDMLGRQQIAGIPTAISELFKNAHDAYAKNVVVDYYEYDDLFVLRDDGLGMSKDEFESNWLTLGTESKLIENASSLVDPEQKARAVLGEKGIGRLAVAALGPQVFILTRAKQIEGKNRSQKLVAAYINWDVFSLPQIDLVDVEIPIREFEGSTLPTVEDVSSMVSESAVNLETIAPDKDSKEVQRILSLMSKFDFDPQECINFLPVGPTFNASNDHGTHFYIKPADSIIKEDIALDSVEPSSTLVKMLIGFTNTMSSSRRKVPLIAEFRQHSNEGAIKELIGPNQFFTEDEARNADHQFIGRFDQYGHFKGKVRIYGQAPLDYETGWNNSSKKKTSCGPFNINFAYVQGSPSESILPSDEFALISSKLNTIGGIYIYRDGIRILPYGDSDYDFLDIEKRRTKGMGYYFFSYRRIFGAIELTKSNNQNLVEKAGREGFRENKAYREFRGILKNFFIQLAADFFREGGINSEIFDALKKEIKQKDIIKREREKKAKRKRNELAHQLETFFLHINNDFPQTSIDDLKSEIKNETTKLKRKRSDQKTEIARILKESRNMLAQIKASLRITKPQGVGLSKELAHDFKSFETEWERLENELFLPAEHEIELYISDVLNYEGQTISKSDLITLGLEGKTTEYKEIANDLITSSHDELNCLQSRVNEQSIFHFNNISESTSRVLDQASSTEFAKLTDSQIKTLQVNWDNEFRECVEPEIDKLKQLVTEISSLFLPNSPSADELTEVLEEELVELKESLASQNELLQLGMALGVIHHEFRSCVRGLRESLRKLKRWADSNQALAKLYSEIRTNFDHLDGYLTLFTPLTRRLNRKKIDISGSEINKYLQDLFSQRFDRHQIKLVASLAFRKHILFEYPSSIFPCFVNLVDNSCFWLSDRRGERNIYLDMDGEDILLSDTGPGIHKRDVERIFDLGFTRKPSGQGMGLHVCKQTFDRIGYEITLDPPQRGKGVVFRIRHRDKK; this is translated from the coding sequence ATGGCGAAAATAAAAGTTCGCGCTAGAACTGTTGACATGCTGGGACGTCAACAAATCGCAGGAATTCCGACTGCAATCAGCGAGCTTTTTAAAAACGCTCACGATGCTTACGCTAAAAATGTGGTCGTAGATTATTATGAATATGACGACCTGTTCGTATTACGTGATGATGGTCTCGGAATGTCTAAAGACGAATTCGAATCGAATTGGTTGACATTGGGAACAGAGAGTAAATTAATAGAAAATGCTTCATCTCTTGTTGATCCCGAACAAAAAGCTCGAGCCGTTTTAGGTGAAAAAGGAATTGGACGACTTGCCGTTGCAGCCTTAGGCCCACAGGTGTTTATCTTAACTCGTGCCAAACAAATAGAAGGAAAAAATAGGTCACAAAAATTAGTTGCTGCATATATAAACTGGGATGTCTTCTCACTTCCACAAATTGACCTTGTTGATGTGGAAATTCCTATTCGTGAATTTGAGGGAAGTACATTACCTACCGTAGAAGACGTATCTTCAATGGTTTCAGAATCTGCCGTTAATCTGGAAACTATCGCACCTGATAAGGATTCCAAGGAAGTGCAAAGAATCCTCTCATTAATGTCCAAGTTTGACTTTGATCCTCAGGAATGTATTAACTTTCTTCCAGTTGGCCCGACTTTCAATGCATCAAATGACCATGGGACTCATTTTTATATCAAACCAGCAGATTCAATAATTAAAGAAGATATCGCATTAGATAGCGTTGAGCCCTCATCAACACTTGTGAAGATGTTAATAGGTTTTACTAACACTATGAGTTCATCTCGTAGGAAAGTACCGTTGATAGCAGAGTTCCGTCAACATTCCAACGAAGGAGCTATCAAAGAACTAATAGGACCTAACCAATTCTTTACAGAAGATGAAGCTCGAAATGCTGATCATCAATTTATAGGACGGTTTGATCAATATGGTCATTTTAAAGGGAAGGTACGTATATACGGGCAAGCACCATTAGATTATGAAACAGGCTGGAATAACTCATCGAAAAAAAAGACAAGTTGTGGGCCCTTTAATATTAATTTTGCTTATGTTCAAGGAAGCCCTTCAGAGTCGATTCTTCCGTCAGATGAATTTGCACTCATTAGTTCCAAATTAAATACCATAGGAGGAATTTATATATATCGGGATGGTATTAGAATTCTACCTTACGGTGATTCAGATTATGACTTTCTAGATATTGAAAAACGTAGAACCAAGGGAATGGGTTATTATTTTTTCTCCTATAGAAGAATTTTTGGAGCAATTGAATTAACAAAATCGAACAATCAAAACCTAGTTGAAAAAGCTGGTCGCGAAGGATTTCGTGAGAATAAAGCGTATCGTGAATTTAGAGGAATATTAAAGAATTTTTTCATTCAACTTGCTGCAGATTTTTTCAGAGAAGGGGGAATAAATTCAGAAATATTTGATGCATTAAAAAAAGAGATAAAACAGAAAGATATTATCAAGAGAGAGAGAGAAAAAAAGGCAAAGCGAAAACGCAATGAACTAGCTCACCAACTAGAGACGTTTTTCTTACATATAAACAACGACTTTCCTCAGACTTCAATTGATGATTTAAAATCCGAAATTAAAAACGAGACAACTAAACTTAAAAGAAAGCGGTCTGATCAAAAAACAGAGATAGCGCGTATTCTGAAAGAGTCGAGGAATATGCTGGCTCAAATAAAAGCTTCGTTGAGGATCACTAAACCACAAGGGGTTGGGCTATCCAAGGAATTGGCACACGATTTCAAATCTTTTGAAACTGAATGGGAGCGTTTGGAAAATGAATTATTTTTACCGGCAGAACATGAAATAGAACTTTATATATCTGATGTACTGAATTACGAAGGTCAGACAATTAGTAAAAGTGATCTTATTACACTGGGATTAGAAGGGAAAACAACAGAGTACAAGGAAATTGCCAACGATCTGATAACCAGCTCACATGATGAACTTAATTGTCTTCAATCACGCGTGAATGAGCAATCTATTTTTCATTTTAATAATATTTCTGAATCAACGTCTAGAGTCTTAGACCAAGCTTCCAGTACTGAATTTGCTAAATTGACCGATTCTCAAATTAAGACACTTCAAGTCAATTGGGATAATGAATTTCGCGAGTGTGTAGAACCAGAAATAGATAAGCTTAAACAGTTAGTTACAGAAATAAGCTCTTTATTTTTACCTAATAGTCCTTCGGCTGACGAACTGACTGAAGTACTAGAGGAAGAGCTTGTCGAATTAAAAGAGAGTCTTGCTTCGCAGAACGAATTACTTCAGTTAGGAATGGCCTTAGGAGTGATTCACCATGAGTTTAGAAGTTGTGTACGTGGCTTGCGCGAATCACTTAGAAAATTGAAGAGGTGGGCAGACTCAAACCAAGCTCTAGCAAAATTATATTCTGAGATAAGAACTAATTTTGATCATTTGGATGGCTATTTGACTCTTTTTACTCCGTTAACACGCAGACTGAATAGAAAGAAAATTGATATTAGTGGTAGCGAGATAAACAAGTATCTTCAGGATCTGTTTTCACAAAGATTCGATCGGCATCAAATTAAATTAGTTGCCTCTCTCGCATTCAGAAAACATATCTTATTTGAATATCCATCTTCGATTTTTCCATGTTTTGTTAACTTAGTAGATAACTCATGTTTTTGGCTAAGTGATAGACGAGGTGAAAGAAATATTTATCTGGACATGGATGGTGAAGATATCCTTCTCTCAGACACTGGACCTGGAATCCATAAAAGAGATGTAGAACGAATTTTTGATCTCGGTTTTACTCGAAAACCATCTGGACAAGGGATGGGATTACACGTTTGCAAGCAAACTTTTGATCGTATTGGCTATGAGATTACACTTGATCCCCCTCAACGAGGTAAAGGAGTTGTATTCCGGATAAGGCACAGGGACAAGAAATAG
- a CDS encoding DNA cytosine methyltransferase yields MKIRVVDFFSGCGGTSCGLKSAGMKILLGIDNASDAEITYRRNFPRSDFICEDIRNVVPKDLESYVSVNRKYPLLFSACAPCQPFSQQNRNKVQRITKDHDASLLDEFHRFLKFFLPEYVFVENVPGLQKVSKRSGPFSRFIKLLESLKYSFDDRVVNSQDYGVPQRRQRLLLIGSRLGDISIPEATHGEGTQNPEFSTVRDWIEHFPAITAGEEHQDVPNHRARGLSLQNLTRLQQTPAGGDRRNWPKNLLLECHKEHEGHTDVYGRLWWDRPASALTTKCITISNGRFGHPVQDRAISVREAASLQTFPDDFIFHGSLQSMSRHIGNAVPALLAERIGKAIISHYRRYHRQAVKEGL; encoded by the coding sequence ATGAAGATCAGAGTCGTAGATTTTTTTTCAGGATGTGGGGGAACCAGTTGTGGTTTGAAATCCGCTGGTATGAAAATTCTTCTTGGAATTGATAATGCGTCCGACGCAGAAATTACCTATCGAAGGAACTTTCCACGATCTGATTTTATTTGTGAAGACATCCGCAATGTAGTACCAAAAGATTTAGAGAGTTACGTATCAGTTAATCGTAAATACCCGCTTCTATTTTCTGCATGTGCTCCTTGTCAGCCTTTCTCTCAACAGAATCGAAATAAAGTTCAACGTATCACTAAAGATCACGACGCATCACTGCTGGATGAGTTTCATCGATTTCTGAAGTTTTTTTTGCCAGAATATGTATTTGTAGAAAATGTTCCTGGTCTTCAAAAAGTATCTAAAAGGTCTGGTCCTTTTTCTCGATTTATCAAGCTTTTAGAATCACTAAAATATTCATTTGATGATCGTGTTGTTAACTCACAAGATTATGGGGTTCCTCAAAGAAGACAGAGACTGCTTCTTATTGGTAGCCGACTGGGAGATATTTCCATTCCAGAGGCAACACATGGAGAAGGAACACAAAATCCGGAATTCTCTACTGTCAGAGATTGGATTGAGCACTTTCCTGCGATTACTGCCGGTGAGGAGCACCAAGATGTTCCAAACCACAGAGCACGTGGTTTATCACTTCAAAATTTAACTCGTTTACAACAGACTCCGGCTGGAGGTGATCGCAGAAATTGGCCTAAGAATTTATTGCTAGAATGTCATAAAGAACATGAAGGACATACTGATGTTTACGGTCGACTTTGGTGGGATCGACCAGCATCGGCTCTTACCACTAAATGTATAACAATATCCAACGGAAGATTTGGACATCCTGTGCAGGACAGAGCAATTAGTGTTCGAGAAGCAGCATCACTCCAAACATTTCCTGACGATTTTATTTTTCATGGTTCTCTTCAATCCATGTCGCGACATATCGGGAATGCTGTACCTGCACTTCTTGCTGAGAGAATTGGGAAAGCAATTATTAGCCACTATCGACGGTATCATCGTCAAGCTGTGAAAGAAGGACTCTAA
- a CDS encoding very short patch repair endonuclease, protein MDHYSKIKRSKLMSRVRSKDTKPEKIVRKLLHSTGYRFRLHRKDLPGKPDIVLPKYHAAIFVHGCFWHGHDCPKGRRPITNREFWDDKLEKNKKRDARNTKLLKSEGWKVIVIWECETQKPDTLQKKLKKRLSIEKA, encoded by the coding sequence ATGGATCACTATTCTAAAATTAAAAGATCAAAACTCATGAGCCGAGTTCGTTCAAAGGATACAAAACCTGAGAAAATCGTTCGAAAATTGTTACACTCTACTGGATATCGATTTCGTCTGCATCGCAAAGATTTACCTGGTAAACCTGATATTGTACTTCCCAAATATCATGCGGCAATCTTTGTTCATGGCTGTTTTTGGCATGGTCATGATTGTCCTAAGGGACGCCGTCCAATTACTAATAGGGAGTTTTGGGACGATAAACTAGAGAAAAATAAAAAAAGGGATGCAAGAAATACTAAGCTCCTTAAATCTGAGGGTTGGAAAGTTATTGTTATTTGGGAGTGTGAAACTCAAAAACCTGATACCCTGCAAAAAAAACTAAAAAAAAGACTAAGTATTGAGAAGGCATGA